In a genomic window of Allomeiothermus silvanus DSM 9946:
- a CDS encoding nucleotidyltransferase domain-containing protein — protein MRGILLTGSHARGDATQESDLDFWVLLGGVLERPFRSETLDGRWVEYHHRNLVQARERMSKNPAELYSHLDGKALYDPDGKLEELRAEAQALFAAYRLPAEERRALRYWLEGSRRKLEAALRNRDELRAAYLASTNAWKILEGPWAACHKPMPPRRRRLGPPSRPPTRRSPQGRAARPLHRRSARARPSRVGAHRVGTG, from the coding sequence GTGCGCGGCATCCTGCTCACCGGCTCGCACGCCCGGGGCGACGCCACGCAGGAGTCGGACCTCGACTTCTGGGTGCTGCTGGGGGGCGTGCTCGAGCGCCCCTTCCGCTCGGAGACGCTGGACGGGAGGTGGGTGGAGTACCACCACCGCAATCTCGTGCAAGCCCGCGAGCGCATGAGCAAAAACCCCGCGGAGCTCTACAGCCACCTCGACGGCAAAGCGCTCTACGACCCCGACGGCAAGCTGGAGGAGCTGCGGGCCGAGGCCCAGGCCCTCTTCGCCGCCTACCGCCTGCCCGCCGAGGAGCGCCGCGCCCTGCGCTACTGGCTCGAGGGCAGCCGCCGCAAGCTCGAGGCCGCCCTGCGCAACCGCGACGAGCTCAGGGCCGCCTACCTCGCCAGCACCAACGCCTGGAAGATCCTCGAGGGCCCGTGGGCCGCCTGCCACAAGCCCATGCCCCCCCGGCGGCGCCGTCTGGGCCCACCTTCACGACCTCCAACTCGACGAAGCCCTCAAGGTCGTGCTGCGCGACCTCTTCACCGCCGGAGCGCTCGAGCGCGGCCAAGCCGCGTTGGCGCTCATCGAGTAGGTACTGGATAG